The Insulibacter thermoxylanivorax sequence AACTTCACCGCTATGCTTCACCCGAAAACGAATCACATCATCACAGGAGGTGCGCGTATTGAACGAGAGAGAGACTGCGTCGACAACATCAGCCGCCGTTCATGCCGCGTCGGAAGCCGCAGATGCTGCCAATGTCGCAGCTAACACCGCAGTCCATGCTGCTGCCAATGTCGCAGCTAACACCGCAGTCCATGCTGCTGCCAATGTCGCAGCCAATGCCGGCACGAACAACGGGGAACGCGAGGGATGCAAGGGTTGTTCGGCGAGTGTTCACGTGGATCAGCAGCAGTTAGACCGCATCCTGGCGTCATTAAACGCTCGTCCGGAACAGTGCGTAGACGAAGCGACATACATGCAGCGTCTATCGATCTGTCAGACTTGCCCTTCCCTCGCCTACGATACGACCTGTATGCACTGCGGCTGCCTGGTCGCCGTACGCGCCCTGCTCAAAAACCAAGCCTGCCCGTATCCCGGGCAGGCTCGTTGGTCGTAATCTGGCTGCTGTTCCTATATCGTTTGTTCTTATATATGAACTCCTATATCAGCTGTTCCAAGCCAGCTTGCGGCTTGGGCGCCGGTACTATTCCAGCAGCGTTGTAATGATCGGTTCATCTTTGGTGATGATAATCGTATGCTCGTATTGAGCGACATAACCAGGTTCAGGCAGCACGAGGGTCCAGCCGTCCGGCATGCCTACGACAAAGTCCGGACCCGTTGACAGGAAGGGTTCTACGGTGATGACGAGTCCTTCCTTCAATCGCCGTTTATCATGCTTATTGTATACCGGTTCGATC is a genomic window containing:
- a CDS encoding DUF6171 family protein — protein: MNERETASTTSAAVHAASEAADAANVAANTAVHAAANVAANTAVHAAANVAANAGTNNGEREGCKGCSASVHVDQQQLDRILASLNARPEQCVDEATYMQRLSICQTCPSLAYDTTCMHCGCLVAVRALLKNQACPYPGQARWS